The Gemmatimonadales bacterium genome contains the following window.
TACTGGGGCCCGCCGATCCCCATCATCTACTGCGACCAGCACGGCGCCGTCCCGGTCCCGGAAAAGGACCTGCCGGTCGAGCTCCCGATCATCGAGGACTTCCGTCCCGACGACACCGGCGTCTCCCCGCTCGCGCGGCACGAGCGCTGGTACCACGTCCCGTGCCCGGTGTGCGGCAAGCGCGCCCGCCGCGAGACCGACGTGAGCGACACGTTCCTCGACTCGGCGTGGTACCACCTGCGCTACCCGAGCACCGACTTCGACGACCGCCCGTTCGACCAGGCGCTGACGAAGAAGTGGCTCCCGGTCACCACCTACATCGGCGGCAACGAGCACGCGGTCTTACATCTGCTCTACGCCCGCTTCATCACGATGGTGCTGAACGAGCTGGGCCATCTGGACTTCGACGAGCCGTACAAGAAGTTCCGCGCCCACGGCCTGATCGTGAAGGACGGCGCCAAGATGTCCAAGTCGCGCGGCAACGTCGTTATCCCGGACGAGTACATCGCCCGCTGGGGGGCCGACACCTTCCGGATGTACCTGATGTTCCTGGGCCCGTTCCAGGAGGGCGGCGACTTTCAGGACGCCGGCATCAGCGGCCCGCGCCGGTTCCTGGACAAGGTCTGGGCGCTGGTGGGCGACGCGTGCAAGACCCACGCGGACGACGAGGTGCGTCACGAGACGCTGGTGAAGTACCACCAGACCATCAAGAAGGTCACGGAGGGGATGGAGGACCTGCGCTACAACACCAGCATCGCGGCGCTGATGGAGCTGGTGAACGCGCTCCGGCAGGACAGCTGCACCCAGCGGACCCTAGTGGAAGGCCTGATTGTGATGCTGGCGCCCTTCGCGCCACATTTTGCGGAAGAGAGCTGGGAGCGGCTCGGGCATGGCACGTCGGTGTTCGACGCGGGCTGGCCGGAGTGGAACGAGGCGCTGACGGTCGAGGACAGCGTCGAGGTGGTGGTGCAGGTGAATGGGAAGACGCGGTCGAAGGTGACGGTGCCGCGCGGGGCGGAGCAGGGGGTGGTGGTGAAGGCGGCGGGGCGGGATGCGGCGGTGCGGAGGTTTACGGAGGGCAAGGAGGTTCGGAAGGTGGTGTATGTGGCGAATCGGTTGCTAAACCTGGTGGTGAGCTAGAGAAATTGGTAGACACCGGAGTCGCAGCCGCCCGCGCTAACATGGACCGGGGGAGGCTGGCCAAGCCCCGCCAACCCCTAGCCTCCCCCGGCCCCAGCAGCCCGCTCGCACCGGGAAACCGGCCTCCGATCCGAAACTATCTGGCGCCGCGCCCCGACCCCCATTTAGTTATCCTCGACCCCATCACCGGATAGACAGACACTGACGCCCTGCGCGAAATTGTCGGTCTCTTTGAGCGGGCGCTGAATGGAGACCGACGCCGTTCACCGACTGCAATCGCTGGTCGCCGACCGCTACCGCATCGAGCGCGAGCTCGGCCAGGGCGGCATGGCGACAGTCTACCTCGCCCACGATCTCAAGCACGGCCGCAAGGTCGCCATCAAGGTGCTGCGGCCCGAGCTGGCCGCCGTCATCGGCGCCGATCGGTTCCTGCGCGAGATCCAGACCATCGCCACCCTGCAGCATCCCCACATCCTCGGCCTGATCGACAGCGGCGAGGCGAGCGGCACGGCGTACTACGTGATGCCGTTCGTCGAGGGGGAGTCGCTCCGCGATCGGCTGGTCCGCGAGAAGCAGCTGCCCATCCCTGAGGCAATGCGGATCGCGTCCGAGGTCGCCTCCGCGCTCGACTACGCCCACCGCCACGGCGTCATCCACCGCGACATCAAGCCCGAGAACGTCATGCTCCACGACGGGTCGGCGCTGGTGGCCGACTTCGGGATCGCGCTCGCCGTCTCGAGCGCCGGCGGCTCGCGCATGACCGAGACCGGGATGTCGCTCGGCACGCCGCACTACATGAGCCCCGAGCAGGCGATGGGTGAGCGCGCCATCACCCCGCGCAGCGACGTCTACGCCCTGGGCGCGATGACCTACGAGATGCTGATCGGCGACCCGCCGTTCACCGGCAGCACCGCCCAGGCGATCGTGGCCAAGGTGATGACCGACAAGCCGGCCTCGCTCCAGCACCAGCGCGAGCGGGTGCCCGACGCGGTGGAGGACGCGGTGCTCACCGCGCTCGAGAAGCTGCCGGCCGACCGCTTCGCCAGCGCCGCCGAGTTCGCGGCGGCGCTCCAGGGCAAAGGCACGCGTCCCACGGCCGTCCGCCGCGCCGCGGCCCCGGTGCCGCGGGCCCGCCGCTGGATTGTGCCGGCCCTCGCGGCGGTCGCCGCGGTCACCACCGTCGCGGCGGGCCTGATGGCGCTCCGCCTCGCCCAGCGTCACGCCCAGCCGGTGGCGCGCTTCACGCTCGACATCCCCGATCTGCGGGTCAACTTCACCGGCTTCTACGGCACCTCGCTGGCCATCAGCCGCGACGGCGCGCGCATGGCCTTCGTCACCCGGGCCGGCGAGAACGTCACCCGCCTGGCGGTGCGCGACCGGGCCGACCTCGAGCCCCGGACCCTGGCCGGCACCGAGGGCGGCGACGGCCCCTTCTTCTCCCCCGACGGCCAGTGGATCGGCTACTTCGCCGGGGCCAAGATGTACAAGGTGCAGGTGACCGGCGGAGCGCCGGTGCTCCTGGCCGACCGGGCCCAGCTCTCGCTGCCCAGCGGGCTCTGGCTTCCCGACGGCCGCATCGTCTATTCCGGGGCGGACTACAACGTGTCGGTGGTGGACCAGGACGGCGGCAACCCGACGGTGCTCGTCCCGCCGCCGGCCACGGGCGGACAGGGGTACCCTGCCGCGCTGCTCGACAACCGCCTGCTGGTGCTCACCCGCTGCGGCAACACCTGCGCGGGGCCCGCCATCGTCGCGATCGATCTCAAGACCCACAAGGAAGACACCCTCCTCGCGGGCGCCACCCGCGCGACGCTGCTCCCCGACGGGCTCCTGATCGCGGTCCGGACCGACGGCACGGTGGTGGGCGCGCCGTTCGATGTCCGGCATCGCCGGCTCACCCGCCGGCCCGCGTCGCTCTTGAGCGGCGTCCAGGTGGAGATCGGCGTCAATGCCGAGCTGGCCTTGGCCGACGACGGGACCCTGGTCTACCTGCCCACCAACCCCTTCGCCGGCGTCGCGACCGTGGTGGAGGTGGACAAGAGCGGGCGGAGCCGGGTGCTCGATCCCGCCTGGCACTCACGCTTCATCAGCGCCGACCCGTCGCCCGACGGGCGCAGCATCGCCGTGGCGACGACCGAGGGATCCGGCTCGACCCTCTGGGTCAAGCAGCTCGACGCCGGGCCGCTCACCCGGCTCACCTTCACGACCGGCGCCGTCAACTACCGGGCCGCCTGGCTGCCGGACGGCCGCTCGTTGAGCTACAGCTCCGACGCGGAGCACGGCACCCACCTGTACCGCCTCCGGGCCGACGGGAGCGACAAGCCGGTACGCCTGTTCCCTAACGACACGGCGCAGATCGACGAGGCGAGCTGGTCGCGCGACGGCCACTGGCTGGGGTATCGGACCGGAACGGTGCCGGGCATCCGCGATGTGTACCTCCGGCGGCTCCAGGGCGACAGCACCCCGATCCCGGTCGCCACCGGCCAGGCGGACGAGTACATGCCGGCCGTCTCGCCCGACGGTCGCTGGATCGCCTACGTCTCCATCGAGTCGGGGCGGGAAGAAGTGTACGTGCGGCCGGTGCCGGATCCGAACCGCGCCCGCTGGCAGGTCTCGCCGGCGGGCGGAAGTAACCCGGTGTGGGGGCCCACGGGACGGGAGCTGTTCTACGTGGCCCGCGGCGACACCATGATGGTCGCCGAGGTCGGCGGAACGACCGACTTCCAGGTCACCAGCCGGCAGCCGCTGTTCGGCACGGCGCCCTTCGTCTTTACGCCGTGGCACCAGGGTTTTGGCGTCCGCCCCGATGGCCGGTCGTTCATCATGCTGCGACGCACCGATGCATCCGCCGGCGCCGAAGCGCGCCGCCTCGCCGTGGTGCTCAACTGGGTCACCGAAGTGCGGGCTCGGCTGACGGGGGCGGAGTGATGGGATCCCGAG
Protein-coding sequences here:
- a CDS encoding protein kinase, coding for METDAVHRLQSLVADRYRIERELGQGGMATVYLAHDLKHGRKVAIKVLRPELAAVIGADRFLREIQTIATLQHPHILGLIDSGEASGTAYYVMPFVEGESLRDRLVREKQLPIPEAMRIASEVASALDYAHRHGVIHRDIKPENVMLHDGSALVADFGIALAVSSAGGSRMTETGMSLGTPHYMSPEQAMGERAITPRSDVYALGAMTYEMLIGDPPFTGSTAQAIVAKVMTDKPASLQHQRERVPDAVEDAVLTALEKLPADRFASAAEFAAALQGKGTRPTAVRRAAAPVPRARRWIVPALAAVAAVTTVAAGLMALRLAQRHAQPVARFTLDIPDLRVNFTGFYGTSLAISRDGARMAFVTRAGENVTRLAVRDRADLEPRTLAGTEGGDGPFFSPDGQWIGYFAGAKMYKVQVTGGAPVLLADRAQLSLPSGLWLPDGRIVYSGADYNVSVVDQDGGNPTVLVPPPATGGQGYPAALLDNRLLVLTRCGNTCAGPAIVAIDLKTHKEDTLLAGATRATLLPDGLLIAVRTDGTVVGAPFDVRHRRLTRRPASLLSGVQVEIGVNAELALADDGTLVYLPTNPFAGVATVVEVDKSGRSRVLDPAWHSRFISADPSPDGRSIAVATTEGSGSTLWVKQLDAGPLTRLTFTTGAVNYRAAWLPDGRSLSYSSDAEHGTHLYRLRADGSDKPVRLFPNDTAQIDEASWSRDGHWLGYRTGTVPGIRDVYLRRLQGDSTPIPVATGQADEYMPAVSPDGRWIAYVSIESGREEVYVRPVPDPNRARWQVSPAGGSNPVWGPTGRELFYVARGDTMMVAEVGGTTDFQVTSRQPLFGTAPFVFTPWHQGFGVRPDGRSFIMLRRTDASAGAEARRLAVVLNWVTEVRARLTGAE